A window from Amblyomma americanum isolate KBUSLIRL-KWMA chromosome 7, ASM5285725v1, whole genome shotgun sequence encodes these proteins:
- the LOC144097404 gene encoding uncharacterized protein LOC144097404: MAAPMPESCAASQQSRADMKRVSWLHHATMTLIRIWEENLPALRACTRNARIYASIAADLSAALHGEGPHTAKQARQKIDNLHKKYRKLKRTGTTTGAGGQDWPFYWHLHRFLGSLPMNNEMLIEENVEMPMVAEMPEDAQLLSWGERVTFHENDDVTGSATLPGNEDNSRLSTIAADVSASEPSSTAETLGQAAFPQPVPGPPSQVQTRSERGNHLQCSSCYTFIVSSPRKHQRQPKKVEKYKRK; encoded by the exons atggcggcacccatgCCAGAGTCGTGCGCTGCGAGTCAACAGTCTCGGGCTGATATGAAGAGAGTGTCATGGTTGCACCATGCCACAATGACATTAATACGAATTTGGGAGGAGAACTTGCCTGCTCTGCGTGCGTGCACGAGAAACGCGCGTATTTATGCTTCGATTGCAGCGGATCTGAGTGCTGCGCTTCACGGCGAGGGGCCGCATACCGCGAAGCAGGCCCGCCAAAAAATAGATAACCTGCATAAGAAGTATCG GAAGCTCAAGCGCACCGGCACCACCACCGGCGCAGGCGGACAAGACTGGCCGTTCTACTGGCACCTCCACCGGTTTCTGGGATCGCTCCCAATGAATAATGAAATGTTGATTGAAGAAAATGTGGAG ATGCCAATGGTGGCTGAAATGCCTGAAGATGCGCAGCTCCTGTCATGGGGAGAAAGAGTCACATTTCATGAAAATGATGACGTAACTGGAAGTGCGACATTGCCAGGAAACGAGGATAACAGCAGATTAAGTACCATTGCTGCTGACGTAAGCGCTAGTGAACCGAGCAGCACTGCTGAGACCCTGGGCCAAGCAGCATTTCCCCAGCCGGTGCCCGGCCCGCCATCACAGGTGCAGACAAGATCAGAAAGAGGAAATCATCTGCAGTGCAGCAGCTGCTACACTTTCATAGTGAGCAGTCCAAGAAAGCATCAAAGGCAGCcaaaaaaagtagaaaaatacaaaagaaagtaG